Proteins encoded by one window of Taeniopygia guttata chromosome 1A, bTaeGut7.mat, whole genome shotgun sequence:
- the KLHL42 gene encoding kelch-like protein 42: protein MSLAERRRRRQEEEGEREGEAGDGAGAGEEVVQIRLGDKCYPVCKRKLIEQSDYFRALYRSGMREAGQGQEEQLLRGGLSALGLELVLDFINTSCLARLEQEEGGEEEPPLLEELVEAASYLQVTPLLRLLLSQVRLGNCFELHRLAQVYGLQDLHDACLDFMAAHYHQVLRRPDARPHLLLPPALQQQLRERRMRGAATLVLLGDFRGACPPGLPPGWHPAGDAPWAMLRYEEEARRWLPLANNVPADLVSVRGYGSATMDNYLFIVGGYRITSQEISAAHCYNPCLNEWSQLASMNQKRSNFKLLAVSGKLYAIGGQSLSNVECYNPENDWWNFVASMPNPLAEFSACECKGKIYVIGGYTARGRNMSILQYCPTSDSWTNLELCDVHVRKQQMLSVEETIYLVGGCILDLGPRQRPSPSEDVLTVQSYNIATKEWLYLNENSSKSGLNLTCTLHNDGVYILSRNITLSPSLEQHLFLKYNIFTDTWESLGRFPAFGQNILICSMYLPDGREV from the exons ATGTCCctggcggagcggcggcggcggcggcaggaggaggaaggggagcgGGAAGGGGAAGCGGGGGATGGGGCCGGTGCCGGGGAGGAGGTGGTGCAGATCCGACTGGGGGACAAGTGCTACCCGGTGTGCAAGAGGAAGCTGATCGAGCAGAGCGATTATTTCCGAGCGCTCTACCGCTCGGGAATGcgggaggcagggcagggccaggaggagcagctgctgcgcGGGGGGCTGAGcgccctggggctggagctggtgctggaCTTCATCAACACGTCCTgcctggccaggctggagcaggaggagggcgGCGAGGAGGAGCcgccgctgctggaggagctggtggAGGCCGCGTCCTACCTGCAGGTCACGCccctgctgcggctgctgctgTCGCAGGTGCGGCTGGGCAACTGCTTCGAGCTGCACCGCCTGGCGCAGGTGTACGGCCTGCAGGACCTGCACGACGCCTGCCTGGACTTCATGGCCGCCCACTACCACCAGGTGCTGCGCCGGCCCGACGCCCGGCCGCACCTCCTGCTGCCGCCggcgctgcagcagcagctgcgggaGCGGCGCATGAGGGGCGCGGCCACGCTGGTGCTGCTCGGGGACTTCAGGGGCGCCTGCCCGCCCGGGCTGCCCCCCGGCTGGCACCCCGCGGGGGACGCGCCCTGGGCCATGCTCCGCTACGAGGAGGAGGCGCGGCGCTGGCTGCCGCTGGCCAACAACGTGCCCGCCGACCTGGTGAGCGTCCGCGGCTACGGCTCGGCCACGATGGACAATTACCTGTTCATCGTCGGCGGCTACCGCATCACCAGCCAGGAGATCTCGGCCGCGCACTGCTATAACCCGTGTCTGAACGAATGGAGCCAGCTGGCCTCGATGAACCAGAAGAG GTCCAACTTCAAGCTCCTGGCTGTCAGTGGAAAGCTCTATGCCATTGGTGGCCAGTCCCTTTCCAACGTGGAGTGCTACAATCCAGAGAATGACTGGTGGAATTTTGTGGCATCCATGCCAAACCCTCTTGCAGAATTCTCAGCTTGTGAATGCAAGGGCAAGATCTATGTTATTGGAGGATATACTGCACGAG GCAGGAACATGAGCATCCTGCAGTATTGTCCCACTTCTGATTCCTGGACCAACTTGGAGCTGTGCGACGTGCACGTCCGCAAGCAGCAGATGCTGTCTGTGGAGGAGACCATCTACCTGGTGGGGGGCTGCATCCTCGACCTTGGCCCGAGGCAGAGACCCAGCCCCAGCGAGGACGTGCTGACCGTGCAGTCCTACAACATTGCCACCAAAGAGTGGCTCTACCTCAATGAGAACTCGTCCAAATCCGGCCTTAACTTGACTTGCACTCTCCACAACGATGGAGTCTATATCTTGAGTAGGAATATTACTTTGTCTCCCAGCTTGGAGCAGCATCTCTTCCTGAAGTACAATATCTTCACAGACACTTGGGAGTCACTGGGGCGCTTCCCAGCCTTTGGACAAAATATTCTGATCTGTTCTATGTATTTGCCTGATGGGCGAGAAGTGTAA
- the MANSC4 gene encoding MANSC domain-containing protein 4 produces MALLLPAVQVLLLLLALPGESQCRCSPTAFYQNCWIRRFPGLLLDLRESQRRGAQLLKGYAEISPQQCSRTCCLLRNVSCNLAVFYHGAIHENRNCLHMSCPALESCILKAGVDVILYNITTGIDPDLLIFEKLKSQGPNAYFSASKSERQHSTKASEEGRCRHHNATTSGSPLLRAPPAATSHGVPANTPTPSWSLTAQRTGDTAHSRAGASPAATAFAKRTSSRSVTSSDKSAHSAFSPKPAQVLSHVPTPPRLNSSKQHLNETKGYSGRNSTSDNETAAWEAAALGVWLIPVVLCSSLLCLCCCTVALPAGRCSYRRGHYKPVKTRTTMSRQLTKYVPVRGNL; encoded by the exons atggctctgctgctgccagcggtacaggtgctgctcctgctcctggctctgcctggggAGTCCCAGTGCCGCTGCTCGCCCACTGCCTTCTACCAGAACTGCTGGATCCGGCGCTTCCCAGGCCTCCTGCTGGATCTGCGGGAATCCCAGAGGAGGGGAGCCCAGCTGCTGAAGGGGTATGCAGAAATCTCcccccagcagtgcagcaggacctgctgccTTCTGAGGAACG TTTCCTGCAATCTAGCAGTGTTCTACCATGGAGCCATTCATGAGAACAGGAACTGCCTGCACATGTCTTGCCCAGCTTTGGAAAGCTGCATACTAAAGGCTGGAGTTGATGTCATTTTATATAACATCACAACAG GGATTGATCCAGATCTTCTTATTTTTGAGAAACTGAAATCCCAAGGGCCAAATGCTTACTTCTCAGCAAGTAAATCTGAGaggcagcacagcacaaagGCCTCTGAGGAGGGAAGATGCCGACATCACAATGCCACCACGTCAGGTTCTCCTCTGCTCCGAGCTCCACCTGCTGCCACGAGCCACGGCGTGCCAGCAaacacccccacccccagctgGAGTCTGACAGCGCAGAGAACTGGAGACACTGCCCATTCCAGGGCAGGAGCTTCCCCAGCAGCCACTGCTTTTGCCAAGAGGACAAGCAGCAGGTCGGTCACCAGCTCAGACAAGAGTGCACACTCAGCTTTCAGCCCAAAGCCTGCCCAGGTGTTATCCCATGTGCCCACCCCTCCTCGCCTGAACAGCAGCAAGCAGCACCTCAATGAAACCAAGGGCTACAGTGGGAGGAATTCCACCTCGGATAACGAGacagctgcctgggaagctgcagctTTGGGGGTCTGGCTGATTCCTGTTGTCCTTtgctcctctctcctctgcctgtgctgttgCACTGTTGCCCTCCCAGCCGGGCGCTGCAGCTACAGGAGGGGTCACTACAAACCCGTAAAGACAAGAACAACCATGTCCAGACAGCTCACAAAATATGTTCCTGTCAGAGGTAATCTGTGA